The following nucleotide sequence is from Salvia splendens isolate huo1 chromosome 2, SspV2, whole genome shotgun sequence.
tgaaggggaagaagaaggagacaGTCAAGGAGTAGTCTAAAGCTGGGTGGACGATGAGTACCTACTCCATAGAGGAGACGCTTGCTCTTGCTCATTGTTGGATAGAGATTTCCGAGGAACCGATTGTACCCAACAATTGCGAGGGCGGTTTCTCGGGGCGTATCACGAAAAGATACGAACAAGTAAAGCCCGCAGGGGCCCCGACACACCAGCCCGACGATCTACGCAAGCATTGGAAACGCTTGGTATATGAGTGTGCTAAATTTCACGATTTCTATGATGACAATGCGAGAAGATTCAAGTACTGGGAAATATATCTGCAGCTGAGGGTTAATGGGTCGTGTCAGGTGGATGAGTCTGGTGTATGAGTGTGCTAAATTTCACGATTTCTACTTCTGttgttttttattatgttttctATCTTTatcttagtattttttttattttttttaatgtatgatattttattttatttttaatgattttgttttttgtcgTATATCACGTTGTCTTTAATTTATATCGACAATTACaagtgaaatatataaaaataatgatgatgtggaaatgagatgTGCTCTGAGATAAACTCTGAGATGAGCTCTTATTGTAAGGAGATAGGCTCTGGGATAGGCCTACTGACGTGGCAGAAAAAAATGGAGACAAACTTTGAGACGGGTTCCTAGCAAAGTTTTCTAGCTATTTTTGAATTTATGAATCATACCAAACACAATTTACGATGATAGTGATGTTGAGGCATTTCTCTCAAAATAGACCCCCCGTCCTATATTGGATTCTTTTCAAAATAGAGATCCATTTATAAATGACAATTATGACTAATACTCCTCACTcctacaaaaaaataaagatatcgTATTTTCGTGTGATTTGGTCTAGTGATAATGTGGTATTAGTGACATGAAAGAGCAATTACTATGAATTATGATATATACTTTTATGTGGTTTAAATTTCCAAAAAGGAAATTGCGGTCTAAAAGCGAAACAAAATAAGATGAGTTGGTCAATTGAGAATATTCCTAAATTTCAAGATATCATACACAATGGCCATTCATTCTATCTAAAATtccttagggcatccacaacgcATCTTGTTGCGGTCCCTATCTCGTCTCagagagacgagacggcagttagacagcgttgcgggctccgtctcgtcccggtctcgtcCCCATCTCGTCCCATaactcgtctcggagagacactcGGCGAGCTGTCTCGCACGCGCGTTGGCGACTGAAGAGAggatttttgcacgtgtgtcgtgtgcacgtgttcctcatttcaacaaaatttataattttcccactaatgcaacaaatattacaaagtataagcgacaagagcggggtcgaaccacatacactagggacctactcgagattgtttctacgacacaatCGGAAAAGGGATCGGCTACTGCCACGCATTCATTAAGTGGGTTAAGACTCAAATCTACTTGACCTGGCGGAATTAAACTAGATCTATCTACCTGACCTAGCGGATGAGAAAAGTACGAACACTTGCATGACAACCAAACTCATGGCAACTTGTAAACTGGAGTTAAGCTAACTAGAACACCTGTGACTAAAGGAACATGTTAAAACTTTCCCAAAATAGGCAGACAAAGATGCAAAAGcaagtggggaccatttttccTAAACTGACTGGGGCTGGCAGAAAACTATGAAAAGcaaaaaagcaaaagcaaaaagACAGATCTGATTTCTAACAACCTCtcacttcatcttctccaaacaaCCAAGTAAAAACAGAGCATGGAACAGAGCTTCAACACCATTGACGAAATAAAACAGAGCATGCTTCAAAACGAGACGTAAACACGAAATTCAAGCTAGAGCTCGCAGATCTACTCTCCTAGGTCAAGCAGAAAGCGGAATAAATACAGattaaccttgcatgcatcacctacTCACAGATGAACCCTAAACTAACAAATCTCAGAAATCGAACACGTGaacaactagatctcaacctctaaactactggaaatcatgtaaacatcatggatctaaacatctaagccaccaattgcgaaaagcatccaagaaacatgagtaaatagcatcatcaacatgaaaataaacaccgaagcttcataaaaccagaaataggtcgagatccaaaggcggagtcgtcaattcctccgatgaaactcgagatctaACTACATCGTCTCAAAAGCGGTAAAGAAAGCAATGATCCAAtgtcggagtcgtcaattccaccgtcgaaaccattgaactaagctaagCAGTGAactatctaaactaagctaagaaatcagcaactcaactaaactaagctaggaaagcggtggcgttaagcgcctatgagagtttcctacctaaactacgagaattgtagcgttaagcgcttatgagagtttcctacctaaactacgagaatggtagcgttaagcgctgctttcttcattcatgttggtccctttatatagggaggcttcaagctcgaatccctagggtatgctcttcatgatttgacgtttgtacccttaaaataggatcttttaaatctgctcatttcttcactttttctgcACCATTTTCCCCGCCCCGGGtaatttgtgtgcgttcctGGGTCCGACAGATTTTTCTTGCACCTGCTCTTCTAATAATTCTCCTTGACCTAGTggatttttgacaaattttactcattttctgctcattttgcatctgctcggtcaatttaCAGCATCTACATGACCCagcaaatatctgcacacttaagctcaaatttgcgcattatctcccccaAAAAGTATGTAATATCAcccaaaaccaatgcatgaaacaaTCCTTATCAGCGACGTGGCGAGCtgcggttcgtccgtgacgcccactcgccggcctgcgagtgggcgtcgtttatttctgttgaaaatgtatttttattgttttttttaaattcagaaaaaattcaaaaaataaaaaaatcccaaaattatactagccgtttatagccgttttttacaattttttatttgtttttgaattttttaagcccccaatcacttctataaatatcaaatcattcccacaaattaatccacaaaaataattctctattctcactcaaacactctacattctttatctcaaaacattattcttctcccaaatttaactCATTTATGAATcaatttgagcaaatgcgtcgcaTAACGGAAGAATCGCTAACAGAAGATCGACGTCGGGAGGAGAAGGAAGCTGCGGCGCCTCCAAGgcgatcccggacttacatccatcgtaaccgggaggaagccgccgcaaggttggtacgcgACTACTTTTGTGACAACCCGGTATGGGAGAGACCTACTttcgtcgccgtttccgcatgcagAAACTGCTATTTATGCACATTGCAAATAcgttggcagcccgggaagagttcttccaagaaggttCGATgccgttggccgtcccagtcacacgacgctgcagaaatgtactgcaacaatccgtcagcttgttattggacaaacgacggatgtATTCGACGAATATCTGCACATTGGGGAAAGCACGGGGAGAATGTGTCTGataaacttctgcaaaggcgtccggacagccttcaccgatgaatttctccggaggccaagcacggcagatttttcagtttctgctccgacttcacgaagaagtgcacggattccccgggatgcttggcagcttCGATTGCATgtattggcaatggaagaattgccctgtggcgtggagggggtcatacacgagcggccacaaaggcacccgcTCCACCGTtttactcgaggccgttgccgactatcggctatggatttgacatacgtatttcggggtccccggatcgaacaacgacgtcaacatGCTCAATCAATATGACCTCTTCACCGAAGTTTTGATTGGTAAAGTGCCGACCATCAACTTGCACATCAGCTTCATTattccctgtttggtatactggtttatttggacggagaggaatagctgcaagcaccgaggcatttcttttcgtcttcacatgttatttggcaggttgttcagcatctgcggatcttggtggcggcgggtgtgctagtcccccttcattggcgcggttgcaccccgacCGTCGACTTTATGCCTTCGATTCCTCCTCACCGGCGAGTTCTAcggtccctgcaagtgctttggcatccacccgacgatccttgggtgaagctgaacaccgacggggcctttactagctcgacgggacaggcaggcggtgggggagtggttcgtggttCAGACGGTTCCCTCCTGGGGGCCTTTTGCACGCCCCTcgtagctgggtcggccttTGAGGCGGAGCtcttagctcttcttcacgggctgactttggctatgcagttctcatcgcatgtttgggtcgagatggatgcggcagcagtggtcgcggtgttcacttcaggacgcggaggagcagcggatgtgagacatcacatgccTCGCATTCGCACTTTGCTCGCACAGACGTAGtttatgttctctcacatctatcgagagggcaaccggccAACCGAttttttggcaggtaggggggtccagacccctgccatcaccttctttgatgcggattcaatgcctcggtatttgaagtcgctcgtcaggatggaccagttgggctatccgaacttcagattcagatatcgagatggatgactacttcacatggttcgtggttttgatttatggttttttgttttcctttggaGTTGGCCAgcttttggccatcatccttgttcTTATTTTGgtgtatagctttgttatgtttgttttttCTCGTTACTTaaatggttagtacccggtctgtggggataccatagtagctttgttagctcttgtgatttgtatctttcgtgcggaccgagtcacttttgggcttggatgatgtatgttcttttggtgatttttgatatatacaggttgggggtccgccttaacccctcgccgtgatggtgtttgaggaaaaaaaaaaacttcatcgctaacaaccggcagtataaaatggggtactatcttgccgacggcatctaccctgaagtggccaaccttcgtgaagacgttcaacaggccggtgAACAAAAAACaagctctttttgcgcagaagcaagagactgctcgcaaggatgtggaaagagcgttcggggttctccaagctcgcttcaacattatcaaagccccggctcgtacctggtttatggagaatatgatCGATATCATATAtatgtgcataatcttgcacaacatgattgtcgccgacgaaggacatGAGGCGGAAAATTGGTTCGACCTTGAAACCCCgagaagctctaccgcaagtagtccgcctcgcagtggagtgcatccgtctatgcaagatcggttgtctattcggacaaggacacgtgattctatcggccacgcccaactccaagatgatctaatggagcacatttgagcAAACTTTGGCAACCAATAGAGTGCGCAGAAGAagttaaattatgtatttttactattttttaggatttaattgtgtgtgtttttttttaattttaagttgtaattttattttatttaatgaagtatgtttttattaattgaatttgttggaaataaaaataaaaaataaaattgaataaatagttaatggatgagatgatagagacggttaagagatgaagggttgcaggtgctgtctcttagttaagggatggagtgaagagtacagtgggacccatgaatagttaataGATGAGAaagttaagagacggataacaGACGGATCGCCTTAGcgaacaaaagaaaaagagttttcttcactccGAAAATCTGCCAACCTTCCAATTTCTTGCAGAAACCTTGAATTCAGTTGTATTTGTAGATAACTCATAGATATGGCTATGTCTCCCACTGCAGCCCTTACTGCTCAATTTCCCTCTTCGTCTTCATTCTTCTCGTGTAAGTCTGTATATGTGATTTGTGAATCTATTTTGTTGAGAGCATGACAATTTCTTGTATCTACTAGATTGGCCAACGATGATTTTTGGTAGTGTTAGTTTATTGCGTTTGCATTTGTCTGTGTATCTGATTtttgaaagagaaaaagtataTATTTTACCCTTTTTCTCATCTGCAGGCTATTTACTCCCCCACGGATCCGATTTTCTCCGTTTTTGAAGAATTTACTTCAATTAGGGTTCATAGTTCTAGTCACTTGACGGAGCCCCGATAAATTTGGTCTCTTTTTTGTGTGTGGCTACTGTTTCTGAGCAGCTGAACGATATGTTGATGAAGTTTTGTTCAAGCATGAAACTTTGGTGCTCAATGTATTCATCATATGTGTGTTTTTTCCTGATTGTTTTGTGTTATATTGTGTTAAAATGATATTTGATGGAGCTATAGTCGTTAGCTAATGAATGATCCGAGGTGAACTCAAGCGTTATGAAGCTAGTGCGATATTGCATTATAGACATGGATGCCGGCTGAGACGCCATTGAAAGCCGTATGCTAAATAAATTAGATGTGTTTGACTCTGTAATACTACTGCCATAACTTTAGTATTCTAATTACGGAGTAGTCTATCACAGATGTTTGTATAAGTTCTCAATGAATATTGAAGACCTAATAATGAATGTTGTAATTATGATAGTTTCCATTGACGCATTTGAATCGTGATACTTATGCtagttgattttattttataatcatCGATGTTCTTTTCCCTGTCATAATTCATTAGCGTCTGGGATTTTATGGCTCTTACTTCTTAGTGCTTTATCAGTAACTCCCAAGTGGACATGCCAATCCCCTCGATGTCATATGTAAGATGTGTTCGGTTTTGATTACTTAGAGACGTTATCATGTGCATGATATAGCTTGATATACATTTCTTATCCTTCAAGAACAGTATTTGGGAAGATCACAACTACTTGGAATTGGAAGAGGCATTCCCGAAAGGGAATTTGGTGTCGTGTCCCCTGccttaatataataaatatggAACAAAGCTAGTGATTGTTGAATTTGCAAAATGTGGAAACAGTTAATAATTCCACCTTGATCTTTTGTGTGATTAACTTCTTATACATTATGCTTTCCGGTAAGAGACATCCGAACTCCAATATTGTTAATTTACCAAATTTGTTAAGTCAAACTGGGAAGTTTAGAAGATCTCTTAGTGTGCGTGGTTTATTTGGCGGGAAGAAGGATAACAATGACAAGGGTGATGAAGGTAACTAGGTATGTTAGTTTTGTACTTAGTTCAGTGCACATTGCCACATCAGGTAGCTATGCTGCAAATTCATCTCCTATCGTAATTAAAAAAGGACAATCCTTTTGCTTTGTTTCATGTCTAGATATTTGTGAAGCTTatgtatatttcatttttcctAGTTCGTTCTCATAATCTCTTTTTGGCAGCGCTTTTACAATGATTTATGTAGCCAGGATTTATGGGAAATATGCAAAATTTATACGAAACAGTAAAGAAGGCGCAGATGGTTGTCCAAGTTGAGGCAGTACGAGTGCAAAAAGAACTTGCTGCGTATTTTTCTAATACTTGAACTCACTGGGGGACTGCTTTCAAACTTGCAGAGCTGAATTTGATGGCTATTGTCAAGATGAGCTAATAAAGGTATATCCTCATATTCAGTTCTATGATACAACTGTCGATTAGTAGGTTCTTTTCAGATCTTGCTATGATGAATTAAGTGGTAGTTGCTCAGTCTCAATAAAATAGCTCATTAAATCTTTGGGCAAATTGccaaaaaaatcacaaagtttggtcaaattctggtcAATCTCGCAACTTAAAAAAATAGCCAATTACTATATCACAAATTTgacatttttcttaattgtaCCTCTGATTTAGATTCTAGAGAAAATTGTGTATGATTTAGAAGCCGAAATCTATGATATTTTTGCAAATTTGTACGTCACTCTCAAAAGTCATTAATTTAATATGTAAAATATAGAGTAAATATATATGATTGTGTAAGATTAGGTTAAAGTATTATGACTTCCAACATACATAATTTCCCTTTCAAATGaatcaaatttaaattatatgatTAGCAAGTTTTGTAAGTTGCGGGATTGGCCAGAACTTGAATAAACTTCAAGATTTTTTTGGCATTTTGCTCTAAATCTTTTGTGCTCCTATATTTCTAAATCATTACAAATATTTGATGAAAAACTTTTATATAAGTTGTAGTAATGTGAAAATTGCTAGTCTGATAATTTCCTGATAAAACGAATGAAGTCTTTCATTTCCTTATCGACCCTCAAAGATCTGTATACCTCATGTAGTTTGGCTGAGTATTTTTCTAGGCAACACTCTCTGGAAATCAACAACCTGTCCACATTGAGATCACAGATGCTGCTATGGAGTTGGGAGCTGAGGTAATTTGGGTTCATACGATCCGCATTTCATATCTGCATCTCATCTTACTGTCTTAAGTCATTTGTATCACTTCCTCTGGTTTGAACTGAGGAAATGATCATTCATTGCTGGAATATGTTTCAAATACCTTAATCCACATCTTCCCTAACCACTCAACCCTCATTGTGCAGAAACTCTCTCTTCTAGTGACGGAGGCATACAAGGATGCACACCAGAAGAGCGTTGAGGTAAGACAAGCATGAAACCAGTTCAATCAAGTGTTGTTCTTCTCTCACCCGTGTTCTGTAGTTCGTTATTCGTTTGCTTTCCCTTATTGCGCAGGCCATGAAGGAAAGAATGAGCAATCTTGCTCAGAGCTTAGGAATGCCAAGAGGAATGCCACAGGGTTTAGGAGACAGTCTCAAGTAAAATTTGGGGATGATGGATTCAACAGAGCTTTCAGTTTTCTAAACACTGTATATTTTGTTTCTTCCGATTTTATAGTTTTACCTGTACCTCAGCTGTCCCCCCTCTGAGGTACCTACAAATCAGCGCGGGGAATAGTCACTGTGCCCGCCGGTGGATACCCTTTggtaattaccaaaaaaaaatataaggattttttttcttcccttTATTGCTTCTTGTCAGCATTTAGGGCAAATATCAGGCTTTAACTCGGTAATCCACGTATTTATTCGGAAACAATGCGGTATTTCGTGGAGAAAAACACGTCAATCTTTGTGTAACAAATTGATCACTGTGTGTAAATTATCGCAGTCTCTATGATTGTCCTGTTATTGTATCTGAGGGCATAATACAAAGTTTGTTCCATACAATTTTCGTTTGTCCCATAAAGTTTGTCCTATTtgaaaattttccaaaaatagataaatatacTCCTCAATGTCGTCAATATGGGACCCTTATTCTACTATACACTTTCATGTAatataaagtcaaataattttttaaaattcatgctGAATTAAACTGGAACAAATTTTATGGGAAAGAAAagagtataaaaaaattgatatatCTCGTCTCTCATTTTTATATTGTTAAATTGAATTTTCAGTCGGTTTGAAAGCGGCTATACTCCATTGCTTACACGAATCCTGTTTTCTCATTCCGCAGTTAGGAGGTCCCTTTTATTAACTATTGTGGATAGAGTATAGAtttctattaatttattttattcatattttattattcttatAAGATTCTTGTTTCATCTACTTTGTTTTATGCTTCTTAAAATACAGTCAAAACTTTGATTGGATTTCTAATTGGGAATGGAGATAGTATAATTTATTGAAGGTGGCAGATTAACACAAAAAGTACTGCTTATAAGTAGATAACGTGCGTGGAAAAGCAAAGAAATGCATGATGAGTGCCTAATTTGACAATAAGTATGCTTAAAATTTGTCTAAgctacattaaaaaaaaaacgaaggCAGTATAACATTACACATTTTCAACGTAGGCAGGAGAGATGAACAGCTAAATGAACACGTGTAAGCAAAACGACACGTACGAGTCGGTGCAGAAAGGAGATAAGCAACTACTGTTAATTGCACCCATGTTAATAAGTATATAGAGTAGGAGTATTAGATGAAGTCCTTAATCTAAAATAGTGTGGACacagagaagagaagagaaaaaatggCGGGTTTAAACGAGTGGGGAGGGGTGAATTCGCGGCGGAATTTGCCGTACAATCCCTACGCTATGGCGGCGGTGGGAGTTGCCGTCGTTGGTGGAATATGGTATATGTACCGGAACAAGTCCAACGTTACGCGCGGCCGAGGTGCTTGATCTCGCCACGTGCCAATACTATAGTATTATCCAAACTTATAGTATGTACACTTACTACACTAAACTaggttcattttcattttcattttcattttcattttcattttcatttacattttcattttcatatatgtattatgtatatacTCCAACATCATGATCAAGTGTTTACTTTGTGTCGTACAGATACAACGGAGTATTTTGCACTTTTAAATCatctaaataataaattaatctctATTCTATTGGTTAGAAGAGAGGAGATTTTATCTTAAATTCAATTAACCGAATTAGATTTGAGCAGTTTTATCTTGTTTTATCGTAAACAACTTCTCACCCTTTCAAATTCCAATTCCAAATAATTACTAAGTCATTAATCTAGATACTATCCTTAGAGTGACAAGTAATATGTCATTTGTAATATATATGCAAGCAATGTATAATACATATGTAAATAATTCGGCATATGGTTTTAAGCAATATGAGATATGAAATCAGAGATTTAATGTGGCATCATAGTTAAAATGAGAACGTAGGCAAGCAATTTGCGATACATAGATAAGTAATTCAGCATATGATTTCAAGCAATCTGTGATATGAAATCAAAGATAATTAAGCAATCTAAGATATATGAGCAAGTAAGCTTGTCACGTTGCAGACGAAGATTGATTCTGCTTTTAAATCTAAAGGTTCACATAAGCTTGTCACGCAAGTTTGTCACGTTGCAGACTAAAATTGAATCTGCTCTTAAATCTAAAGGTTCACGTAAGCTTGTCACATTGCAGACTAAGATTGAATCTGCTCTTAAATCTAAAGGTTTACGCTGGTGGTAAGATTGAATCTGCTCTTAATCTAAAGGTTCACGCTGGTCACATTGCAGACTAAGATTGAATCTGCTCTTAAATCTAAAGGTTCATGCTGGTGGTAAGATTGAATCTGCTCTTAATCTAAAGGTTCACGGTGGTGGTACGTGAttgttattttaataaaatcctattaatttatttataaaaaatagatCTCATTAATCTATTTATAAGTAAGTTGTAAAATTGTTAATATATTCTCTTGAAATGGTATACGCGAAGAATCAAAGGTCTAAGTAAGTTGTAAAATTGTTAATACATTCTCTTGAAATGGTATACGCGTAAAATCAAAGGTCTACTTGTTCATATACTATCATTCACTTCCAAAATTTGGTGACGATCTTCCCTTATGAAATCATTCACGCCCAAGCAAGCACTCTCTATCGCCCCcgttacaaaaaaaaaaaaaaaaaagaaaaaaaaagcaagcACTCTCTATCCTAAACTCTGCTtacacaatcaatcaatcaattaaTCAATCTTGACCGATGAATACATGGGCCTCGTAAACCAGAAGCAAGCGTAGACCCCTATCGCCCCCGTTACAACGAAGAAGGCGTACGACGCGATCAGCATGTACCCGAAGTAGAGCGCCACCGACACCGGCTTCGTGAAGAAGTAGAACACCGCGTACAGGAAGAGGTACATCGCCGATGATCCCGACGTCAGGTACGACCGCCACCACCACAGATAGTCTTCGCTGCACAGCTGGAATTAGCACAGAACCACCGTGATCTCCGCGCACGTCATCACGAGGAACCCGAAGATGTAGTAGAACTGGTTCAGCCAGATGGAAGTTAGAATGAAGAAGAGCTCGATGAACACGGCCCCAAACGGCAGGATGCCCCTATCAGGATCGAGAAGATCAGGTTCATGTACCACGCCTGCTCTGGGATCTGCCTCGGGATCTTGTTCGTCTTCACAGGGCCCTCCATCGCTGCCTTCTTGAACCCAATGTGGCTCCCTAGGAACACGAGCGGGACAGAGATGCCGAACCAGAGGAAGACGAAGGCGAACATCGTCCCAAATGGGACGGCCCCGGAGGACTTCTCGCCCCAGATGAGGGCGTTGAGGACGAAGAAGAGGGCAAACGCCCTGGCCGGGAAGAGGACCGCCGTGTTCATGGCTATCCTCTTCCACTCGGTCCCTTTGAACAACTTATAGAGACGGGCTGCAGCGTATCCGGCAAAAATCCCCATGAAGGCCTAGAGCAGTAGCATGGCTGTCATGAGACCGCCTCGGTTTGAAGGGGAGAGGAATCCGAGGACATCGAAGATCATGGTGACGACGACCATTCCGAGAAACTGCACCCCTGTTCCAACGTACACGCAGAGGAGATCAGAGTTGCTTGGAGCCCTGAACACGTTTGCGTGGACCAGTTTCCATCCGGTTTCTTCCTGGGCCTCCTCATGGGTCTCGAGCTCATTATACCGGGAGATATCTCGATAGAGTGTTCGCAGCATTATCATCGCGACCATACCCGAGAGAAAGAGGACAATCATCAGAGAATTCACTATGGAGAACCAATGGATTTGATCGTCGGCCATTAGGAGATACGTGTCCCATCTCGATGCCCATTTCACGTTGCTTTCCTGTGTTACAGCCATGTGGTTATTATGCATAGTTTCTCCTTAAAGATTGATCAGCTAAAGAAAGAGCGTTATACTACATGTTTATCGAGAATCATATACTAAGCTCGTTACCTGAAATGTGACATCGTAAGTGAATATCACTTCTTGCTTAT
It contains:
- the LOC121789548 gene encoding nucleoid-associated protein At4g30620, chloroplastic-like, whose translation is MGNMQNLYETVKKAQMVVQVEAVRVQKELAAAEFDGYCQDELIKATLSGNQQPVHIEITDAAMELGAEKLSLLVTEAYKDAHQKSVEAMKERMSNLAQSLGMPRGMPQGLGDSLK